The sequence taattgaaaatattgatgaaaaaggcattaatattgtgtattgtacGCTACTGATCACAGTGCGATCATTCTCGCGCCCATGCTATCAAATGTGCACGTTGAACTATACATACCATGTTTCGCAATTTCTGTCGTCTTATTTAACAATCTAGACAATTAAACATATTCATGGTCATTTTGACAGTAATTATGTAAGATAAATATACTCACCAAGATGAAAACAAATCCTAAAACGCTTAGTAAACGAGATGACGAGTTGGCGGCAGTCAACCAGAAGACACTTCTTATCTTGAGGGCGTGCTATACATTCGCATCGTAACAATCACGTGATCACCCTGTCGACAGCGCAGGTTTATAGCTCCATGATATGGTTGAGCTGACGGTGGCATTCGGCAAGTTAAAACGATTGTTTTAGTCGTTATTCTTGTGAAATAAAGCCTCATTGATGCTTCCCAACTACGGCAAgtattgaaaaatgacaacacaacgCATTTTATATGCTTTCAATTATCAACGTCATGCATGTGCCGACGTCGGGAAAACGTTGACACACCGACCCAATATTCACACATTCATATCGTGACAATCACGTGAGCACCAAGTCGCAGGGTATGTTGCATGGTTGAGCCAACGTTGGCCCGAAGGTGGCATTCGGCAAGTTAACACGGTTGTTTTAGTCGTTATTCTTGTGAAATAAAGCCTCACTGGTGCTTCCCAACTACGGCAAgtattgaaaaatgacaacacaacacattttaTATGCTTTCAATTATCAACGTCATGCATGTGCCGACCTTCTGCCGACGTCGGGAAAACGTTGACACACCGACCCAATTTTGCCGACGTCGGGCCGTCAGTGTGGTGTTATCTGGGAAGTGACTCGCAGTGACGCCTACCGCCACCCGACTGCCCGACCGCCACCATGTACTGCGCCACCAACGACACCTCACAACATTAAatattgacctctgaccccaaACCACATGTTCGACCAACAGTATGGCATACGTATTTCCACCACCCAGCTTTGATTCCCGAAGTCAGACGGACAGTCCTTCACCGGGACCACCAAGATTCTCGACAGGGGCACAGAGACCACGGACTCCTCACCCACCTTTTAACCAGGGTGGTTCTTTCCACAGTCACCAGCGAGCATCGCCAAAATTTCACCAACGATTTCCGTCACCGTCACAATCGCATCATCCACAGCATGGGAGAGTTTTTCCCCCACACGGACCTAATTTCAGACAGCAAGGCCCGTACACACATCATCCACAGAGTTCACACCAACACCAAGGACCTCCAGGAGGAACGATAAGACCTCTGTTACCAGAACAAGAGCGTATTTTCCCAGGACATGGTCATGGTCGACAGCAGTGGAAAGGTGCCGGGGGTCAGCATCAGAAGTTTGTCGATAGGAACAGACAAGTTGAGGTacagaatgtatttatttaatctCAGACACATACATTATCCAATATTTGGTGATGCTCATTGGTGTAGAACAATGTCTACATATTGCAGACGATCTGAAAATCTGGTTTACTTTAAGGCAGTTTCAAGGCACTGCGACCACAGTGCCTTGAATGCAAATTGTGTTACTCACTGTAATTATTGTCCAATCTAGCCGCTGTTTTGACATTCCTGATACTGTAGGTCAATGTAATGGGTCAGTATGTTCTGTAGTGCTCTAGACTAGCACCAGACCCATCTTCTGTTACTCTTCGATGTTGTCATTCATTTTAAGTTTCTAAGGAAAATATTGTCCAactttaaccccccccccctgccagTTGttagttattgttattttttattcagaCATGTTATTGCAATGATTTATCCACAGAAAAAGAAGAAACCCAAAAAAGAGAAGATACTGCCATTTTATTGTGAAAGTTGTGAAAGAGGTTTTAAAACTCAGGAGAAATTAAATGAACATAATCAAGAACATGTCAAGGTAAGCTTGAGGTGTAGATTGTAGATCATGATTGACCTAGCCatgtttttgttgaatttgataGATGTAGCAAGGACACTTGGTCAAATTATATATTCCATGCACGTTGTGAAGTTTGGTAATACTTTGAACAGCTATCGGTATTTTGAGTATTGGCAGATAATTGTTGTCAGTTCAGTATGCTGATAAATTTTTCATGTGTGGTTGTCATGTGCGCGTATGCATGATGTGTCAATGTGTGTTAGCAAGTGTTTCAATATTCTGTTCAGATATGCATAGTTTCGTCAGTCAGTGCTGCTTTGGCGTAAAGTTaaaactgaattctatcaacctaCCAAGTCTGTTGTCTTATATTTCgctaaaactacatgtacatgtatgtacatcatgtgACAGGCAAACTTGGTAGCTTGCAAGAATTCAGTTGTAACTTCATGCTGGTGCTGCATTGATGTAACTGTGCATGGTCTGAACTGGGTATAAAGAGTACTAGTACTGAAAGGCATTTGTGTTCAATTGACAGTGTAAAGGCAAGGACTGCAAGTTTGAAGCACATTGGAAAGTTGTTAGAATCCATTACCAAAACCAACATGGACCGGGAAGTAAGAAAATTGGCAGACTGGAAACACCGGAAGAAATATCAAAATGGAGAGAAGCAAGGAAAAGGTAAATGGTCTTTGATATTTCTGGTATGGTATTAAAAAGTTAAACGTCTGTCACAAAGACCAAATAACACAATGTAAATGGCAACTTCCAATCCCTGTTACTACTGTATTGGAGCAGAAGGAAGTGAAGCTGATGTGCCTTTAGAAACCTACATTGTTCACTTATCAAACTGATTGACACTCTTATTTACCCACAGAGTGGTAAAAAACTCTGATTGGGGCTCAAACTGTGGTTGCAGTGGTGAGAaacaagtggtttaaccacttagTTACCGCTAACCTGATATTGTCTTATAATGGAAGGATTCTTAAACTGCACACTACATAAGCATTATTTAATACGAAAACATTCAGTAGTAAAACCACGAACACtgtacactagtacacatatatacactggTACCTAGTCTGAATGTcaactgtgagtgaaggtataacgatagtgtatatgaactagactaaccGTTTTGTGATATTTCAAGAAGGAAAATGGGAGAAAAAAGTCTggttacaaatacaaatttctGTCCACCACAGATTTTCAatgaactattgggtacacccTATGTCTTCAAACCGTTCCACCTATCCTGAGGATTGTGACTATGTATGTGGGAGGATACTAACATGCATTGCCACCAGCTTTGAAGTGTGTGTTCATCGCTTGTGAATTTctcttttatattttatattttgcataGACTCTACCCAACTATTGCAAACATGGCAAAGAAGAGAGAAGAAGGAATACGCAGACAGCAAAGTGGACAAGTGCTCAAGACGAAAACATTTGGGTAAAGTTATAATGATTGGGGAAATGTTTTACaggttatgtacatgtacagttttttgGCAAAcgctccctgttttagctgtaaatgtatatgttatgtacagtcttctggtgaactctcctcgttttagctgtaaaagtatatgttatgtacagtcttctggtgaactctcctcgttttagctgtaaatgtatatgttatgtacagtcttctggtgatctctccctgttttagctgtaaaagtATAAGTTATGCACAGTTTTCTGGCAAGCTCTCCCTTTTAAGTTTTTTAGCTGTAAAAATTAGTCTAGAACAAACAAAGGATCCTATCTAGTTGTTATTACTCTGCTGGCAAGAGAACAGTAaagtgagaacctgggattgaaataaTTGTTATTTGAAATCAAAGTGTTATATGTGAAGATTACTATAACTTCATATTAAGATCAAACATTAAGTTTTTATTtgttaattagattttttttacaaacaacGTTTGCAGGAAAATGGGGAGATCCAATAGGGGCGGAAACCAACAAGGAGAGAGATTTCAAGGAGGAAATGTCAGAGGAAGACAAAATAAAAGATTCCATCCCAAAGATAGTACAGACATCTCAGGAGAGAGCACCACCAGTCCTAAGAAAGCTAGACTTGACATGCAGGATAACAACAAGGATCATGTGACCAAATCACATAACCtgacctctgaccccatgtCTTATATTTTAGAGGATGGAGGTAAGAAAAGTGCTCTTTTCCCTGTTTTTAAAGTAATTtctataatttttgttttacaatattTGAGTCCAAAATATGCTTTATGTGCGGATTTAATACTTACAGGCCGAGATCTTGGTTGCCATCTTCAGTTCAGCTTCTTATTTCGGCTGCAATAGAAGCTAGTTAACTGGAAACagaatactgtaaacctagatattttcatgaCTAGAAAATTTAGCGATtttacattgtgttcatgtacaagaaggcattttagtcgctacttatttttactaattaccagactggtacattgtgttcatgtacaagaaggcattttagtcgcttacttatttttactaattaccagactggtacattgtgttcatgtacaagaaggcattttagtcgcttacttatttttactaattaccagactggtagattgtgttcatgtacaagaaggcattttagtcgctacttatttttactaattaccagactgacTGGtagattgtgttcatgtacaagaaggcattttagtcactacttatttttactaattaccagactggtacattgcattcatgtacaagaaggcattttagtcgctacttatttttactaattaccagactggtagattgtgttcatgtacaagaaggcattttagtcgctacttatttttactaattaccagactggtacattgtgttcaagtgcaagaaggcattttagtcgctacttatttttactaattaccagactggtagattgtgttcatgtacaagaaggcattttagtcgctacttatttttactaattaccagactggtagattgtgttcatgtacaagaaggcattttagtcgcttacttatttttactaattaccagactggtacattgcattcatgtacaagaaggcattttagtcgctacttatttttactaattaccagactggtagattgtgttcatgtacaagaaggcattttagtcgctacttatttttactaattaccagattggtacattgtgttcaagtgcaagaaggcattttagtcgctacttatttttactaattaccagactggtagattgtgttcatgtacaagaaggcattttagtcgctacttatttttactaattaccagactggtagattgtgttcatgtgcaagaaggcattttagtcgctacttatttttactaattaccagactggtagattgtgttcatgtgcaagaaggcattttagtcactacttatttttactaattaccagactggtagattgtgttcatgtacaagaaggcattttagtcgctacttatttttactaattaccagactggtacattgtgttcatgtacaagaaggcattttagtcactacttatttttactaattaccagactggtagattgtgttcatgtacaagaaggcattttagtcgctacttatttttactaattacattgcgttcatgtacaagaaggcattttagtcgctacttatttttactaattaccagactggtacattgcgttcatgtacaagaaggcattttagtcgctacttatttttactaattaccagactggtacattgtgttcatgtacaagaaggcattttagtcgctacttatttttactaattaccagactggtacattgtgttcatgtacaagaaggcattttagtcactacttatttttgcgtttcttgttttccagtgaaataagcaaaaataagtctttaatGAAAATATCCAGGTTTACGATATCATCTGGCCTGAAAAAATTGTACTAATACATAATGTCTTTCTACTTTTTATcgtttggctcaacaaaaatcttgatgattgctatattttattgtatggtttgatataaatccattgcaacattttatcacctggctcaacaaaaattgctacatttattTAATCTCCGTTGTTATATTTTGCTGTTCACAGAGTCTCCTGATGAAGTGTCTAACAAAGTGTCTCCAAGTCAAAGCACAAGTGATAAAGTAAAGAAAAGAAGTTCAAGTGCACTAGGAGCCCTAGCAGCAAACTACGGCAGTGATTCAGACCAAAGTGAAGAAGAGAATCAAGATGAAAATAAACCAAGTAAGTTTATCACATATTCATCTATTATGCAAATCTTTAGGACCAACATTCACATTTGTtagaatattttgtgaaaaaacaacATCTACTTCAGTGTTCTCCCAACATAGATTGCAAGGATgttggctaatttgcatattaatttacatataaataacatggtaatttgcatattggtttgcaTAGTGATCATATAATATGCGTGTCTTCAACATtggaacaaactctgacatgtttattttaacactgGGATATTAGAATCAGCCATttcttgtctttgtttttagtGCCTTCTCCTCCTAAAGAAAGACAAAATGAAGGCAAACCAGGAACATCTCAGCAGCTGGGAAGACAAGGATGGAAAAATAAAAGACAACGAGGAAGAAACAAGAAGAGGGGAGGCAATAGACAAAATGACAATGGAAAGGAACAAGTTAACAGACAAGTTATAAATggaaggaaaacaaaacaaacattattaGAAATGGTAAGTATTGGTGtcacttatgtaccagagattacttgcatgGGTGCATGTATTGATATTTGTATAGCAGTGTAATATAGAAAACATGactgcatacctgtatgcaaatgtatgcaaatgaatgtGCACGTGTTCCATGATGTGTACGAAATGTATTCTTTGCTGTAATGATGTTGATCTGTTGGGGCGCTATTATGATGTTGATCTGTTG comes from Glandiceps talaboti chromosome 11, keGlaTala1.1, whole genome shotgun sequence and encodes:
- the LOC144442563 gene encoding FMR1-interacting protein NUFIP1-like; translated protein: MAYVFPPPSFDSRSQTDSPSPGPPRFSTGAQRPRTPHPPFNQGGSFHSHQRASPKFHQRFPSPSQSHHPQHGRVFPPHGPNFRQQGPYTHHPQSSHQHQGPPGGTIRPLLPEQERIFPGHGHGRQQWKGAGGQHQKFVDRNRQVEKKKKPKKEKILPFYCESCERGFKTQEKLNEHNQEHVKCKGKDCKFEAHWKVVRIHYQNQHGPGSKKIGRLETPEEISKWREARKRLYPTIANMAKKREEGIRRQQSGQVLKTKTFGKMGRSNRGGNQQGERFQGGNVRGRQNKRFHPKDSTDISGESTTSPKKARLDMQDNNKDHVTKSHNLTSDPMSYILEDGESPDEVSNKVSPSQSTSDKVKKRSSSALGALAANYGSDSDQSEEENQDENKPMPSPPKERQNEGKPGTSQQLGRQGWKNKRQRGRNKKRGGNRQNDNGKEQVNRQVINGRKTKQTLLEMLLAPEIRHERNVILQCVRYLRRNNFFNVANKSTKLTSNSMKTDRIMDEQNMNGIKKTTNIDDTDDTVNEEMTRDAVCNANNDEKTEMFTSMEAKTACIEIDNVDGNATITSLSQQIKER